The following proteins are co-located in the Corynebacterium kalinowskii genome:
- a CDS encoding Pls/PosA family non-ribosomal peptide synthetase, whose translation MIPSHYLRGHEAPAPRTLYELLKDTATKYPEAAAIDDGTILTYSDLMEEVDNLAAHLHANGIRRGDRIGIRMSSGSKNLYLAILGTIAAGAAYVPVDADDPDERAETVFGEADVNAVFTDAGLVIMRLSDGGDTNPPALTDDAWIIFTSGSTGKPKGVAVSNRSAAAFVDAEAQMFLQGAPLGPDDRVLAGLSVAFDASCEEMWLAWGHGACLVPAPRSLVRSGMDLGPWLIRRDITVVSTVPTLAGMWPAEALDHVRLLIFGGEACPPELVEKLATTEREVWNTYGPTEATVVACATTMEPGKPVSIGLPLAGWDLVVVDKQEQPVAIGEVGELVIGGVGLARYLDPEKDAEKYAPMPSVGWERAYRSGDHVRLEEDGLYFVGRVDDQVKIGGRRIELGEVEAGVASLPNVRQSAVAVQTTGAGDKVLVGYVSLEDPALAFDQAVAHGELANIMPAALVPRIHVMDDLPVRTSGKVDKKALPWPLPGTAVEADGLTSTENWLAQLWVDTLGVSVDSKEADFFELGGTSLAAATLVGAIRDRVPTVSVRDLYDHPRLELLAEKVDTIAAETGVSLTVDAPEDTESDVKPVGVGTRLAQALIQIPAMTLFAAQWVTGLAVLNWVLGLAGAEWALTLPSWLLIVMVLAFFTPLGRLPIGALLIRLIVGRIKPGTYPRGGATHLRIWAAERVADTSGATSISGATWILTYARLLGAKIGKHVDLHTLPPVTGLLALGDHASVEPEVDLTGYWVEGDKVHVGAIEIGANARIGARSTLMPGAMIGEDAHVEAGSCVTGNKPVKARARWSGSPAAKVGRSKHRFPDEHPPRRSYWVMFYGITSLLMSLIPLVALSTAALIVVLPSILRPLSELQALGWALALTPLAALAGMLTYMVLVWLIVRLVGIGIKPGVFPVRSLMGWRLWVTERVLDDARNHLFVLYASQLTPVWFRSLGAKIGKNAEISTAVMIPKLTEIKEGSFLADDTLLGGYELGGGWMLTEHARIGKRSFLGNSGIAGPGRKLGKNSLVAVLSSTPKKARAGSNWWGSPPERLRRVAVTADSGEDLTYNPGFRVKAARGFVETLRLLAPITSALIFVSVLTGLQVLWRTFGFWAAWGLGGLVLMAGGLVALLVTVLVKWACVGGIRTADHPLWSRFVWLNELQDSFVEGVAAPWYLNHNLGTGSLNNALRLLGARIGRGAWIESYWFPEADLCRIGRGATVGRGCVVQTHLFQDRVMSLDTVTLAEGATLGPQSVALPASELRIDASVGPASLVMRGDKVPANSRWQGNPIEPVA comes from the coding sequence GTGATTCCTTCTCACTACCTCCGCGGCCACGAGGCGCCAGCGCCTCGCACCCTGTACGAGCTACTCAAAGACACTGCCACGAAGTACCCCGAGGCAGCGGCCATTGATGACGGCACGATTCTCACCTACTCCGACCTCATGGAGGAAGTGGACAACCTAGCTGCGCATCTGCACGCTAACGGAATTCGCCGCGGCGATCGCATCGGCATTCGGATGTCCTCGGGTTCGAAAAACCTGTATTTGGCCATCCTCGGCACGATCGCAGCCGGCGCCGCCTACGTCCCAGTTGACGCTGACGATCCCGATGAGCGCGCCGAAACTGTCTTCGGCGAGGCCGATGTCAATGCTGTGTTCACCGACGCGGGCCTCGTAATCATGCGGCTCAGCGACGGCGGGGACACCAATCCCCCAGCCCTGACGGATGACGCCTGGATCATTTTCACCTCGGGTTCGACTGGCAAGCCAAAGGGCGTGGCCGTATCCAATCGCAGTGCCGCAGCCTTCGTTGACGCAGAGGCGCAAATGTTCCTGCAGGGCGCCCCACTGGGCCCAGATGATCGCGTCCTGGCTGGCCTGTCAGTCGCATTCGATGCCTCCTGCGAAGAAATGTGGCTCGCTTGGGGCCACGGCGCCTGCCTCGTGCCTGCGCCGCGTTCCTTGGTCCGCTCCGGCATGGACCTTGGCCCTTGGCTCATTCGACGCGATATTACCGTTGTCTCCACGGTGCCAACCCTGGCCGGAATGTGGCCAGCAGAAGCCCTGGATCACGTCCGCTTGCTCATCTTCGGCGGCGAAGCATGCCCGCCTGAGCTGGTAGAAAAGCTCGCTACGACTGAACGCGAAGTATGGAACACCTACGGCCCGACCGAAGCGACCGTCGTCGCTTGTGCCACGACCATGGAACCAGGCAAACCAGTCAGTATCGGCTTGCCACTTGCTGGTTGGGATCTGGTGGTCGTCGATAAGCAAGAGCAACCCGTCGCTATCGGCGAGGTGGGCGAACTCGTCATTGGTGGAGTCGGCCTGGCGCGATACTTGGATCCGGAAAAGGATGCGGAAAAATACGCGCCGATGCCGAGCGTTGGTTGGGAGCGGGCTTATCGCTCTGGCGACCACGTTCGCCTGGAAGAGGACGGCCTGTACTTCGTAGGTCGTGTCGATGATCAGGTGAAGATCGGTGGCCGTCGCATCGAGCTCGGCGAGGTTGAAGCCGGGGTGGCTTCGTTGCCGAACGTGCGTCAATCGGCCGTAGCCGTGCAGACCACCGGTGCTGGCGACAAGGTGCTGGTCGGTTACGTGTCTTTGGAGGATCCGGCGCTCGCCTTCGACCAGGCTGTGGCGCACGGCGAGCTGGCCAACATCATGCCGGCCGCACTCGTGCCACGCATTCACGTGATGGACGATTTGCCGGTGCGCACCTCCGGCAAGGTGGACAAGAAGGCACTGCCGTGGCCGCTGCCGGGCACCGCCGTGGAGGCCGATGGCCTGACGTCCACGGAAAATTGGCTCGCCCAGCTATGGGTGGACACCCTCGGTGTCTCTGTTGATTCCAAGGAAGCGGACTTCTTCGAGCTTGGCGGAACTTCGCTAGCCGCCGCGACTCTCGTTGGGGCGATTCGTGACCGGGTGCCAACTGTTTCGGTACGCGACCTGTATGACCACCCACGCCTGGAACTGCTGGCAGAGAAGGTCGACACGATTGCCGCCGAAACTGGAGTGTCGCTGACTGTCGACGCGCCAGAGGACACGGAATCTGATGTGAAACCAGTGGGTGTCGGGACGCGACTGGCACAGGCACTTATCCAGATCCCCGCCATGACCTTGTTCGCGGCGCAGTGGGTCACCGGCCTTGCAGTGCTGAACTGGGTGCTGGGGCTCGCTGGGGCTGAGTGGGCACTGACGTTACCGTCGTGGCTGCTCATCGTGATGGTACTGGCCTTCTTTACTCCACTCGGTCGCTTGCCAATCGGCGCACTGTTGATCCGCCTGATCGTGGGCCGGATCAAGCCAGGCACGTACCCACGTGGTGGCGCCACCCACCTACGCATTTGGGCTGCGGAACGCGTTGCTGATACCTCCGGTGCAACGAGCATTTCTGGCGCGACGTGGATCCTCACGTACGCCAGGTTGCTGGGCGCGAAAATTGGTAAACACGTTGACTTGCACACCCTGCCGCCAGTCACCGGCCTGCTCGCTCTCGGCGACCATGCCTCCGTGGAACCCGAAGTTGACCTCACCGGCTACTGGGTAGAAGGCGACAAGGTACACGTGGGTGCCATCGAGATCGGCGCGAACGCGCGCATCGGTGCGCGCTCTACGCTTATGCCGGGCGCGATGATCGGCGAAGATGCGCACGTCGAAGCTGGTTCCTGCGTGACCGGCAACAAGCCGGTGAAGGCCCGTGCTCGCTGGTCAGGTTCCCCTGCCGCAAAGGTCGGCCGCTCGAAGCACCGCTTCCCCGATGAGCACCCTCCGCGACGCAGCTACTGGGTTATGTTCTACGGCATCACCTCGCTGCTGATGAGCCTCATTCCGCTGGTGGCGCTGTCTACTGCGGCGCTAATCGTGGTCTTGCCAAGCATTCTGCGCCCGCTTTCCGAACTACAGGCGCTCGGCTGGGCCCTCGCGCTAACACCGCTCGCCGCTCTCGCCGGCATGCTGACCTACATGGTGCTGGTGTGGCTGATCGTCCGCCTGGTCGGCATCGGGATCAAGCCCGGCGTGTTCCCGGTGCGCAGCCTCATGGGCTGGCGACTCTGGGTCACCGAGCGTGTGCTTGACGACGCCCGTAACCACCTCTTCGTCCTGTATGCATCGCAGCTCACCCCAGTCTGGTTCCGCTCTTTGGGCGCCAAGATTGGCAAGAACGCGGAGATTTCGACTGCCGTGATGATTCCTAAGTTGACCGAGATCAAGGAAGGTTCCTTCCTCGCCGATGACACCCTCCTGGGCGGTTATGAGCTCGGTGGCGGCTGGATGCTGACGGAGCACGCGCGCATTGGTAAGCGCTCTTTCCTGGGTAACTCCGGTATTGCTGGCCCGGGCCGCAAGCTCGGCAAGAACTCGCTGGTGGCAGTGCTGTCTTCGACTCCTAAGAAGGCGCGGGCCGGTTCCAACTGGTGGGGCTCTCCTCCGGAGCGTCTGCGTCGCGTAGCTGTAACTGCGGATTCCGGCGAGGATCTGACCTACAACCCTGGCTTCCGTGTGAAGGCTGCGCGTGGCTTCGTAGAGACGCTGCGCCTGCTGGCACCGATCACCTCTGCGCTGATTTTCGTTTCCGTGTTGACGGGCTTGCAGGTGCTGTGGCGAACCTTTGGTTTCTGGGCAGCCTGGGGTCTTGGCGGCCTGGTGCTGATGGCTGGTGGACTGGTCGCACTGCTAGTGACCGTCCTGGTGAAGTGGGCGTGCGTCGGTGGGATTCGCACCGCTGATCACCCGCTTTGGTCGCGCTTTGTGTGGCTCAATGAGCTCCAGGATTCCTTCGTTGAAGGCGTCGCCGCCCCGTGGTACCTGAACCACAACTTGGGCACTGGCTCGCTCAACAACGCACTTCGCCTGTTGGGCGCACGCATTGGTCGTGGCGCATGGATCGAGTCTTACTGGTTCCCAGAAGCTGACCTCTGCCGAATTGGCCGTGGCGCTACCGTCGGACGCGGCTGCGTGGTCCAGACGCACCTGTTCCAGGACCGTGTCATGAGCCTGGACACTGTCACGCTTGCTGAAGGTGCCACCCTCGGCCCGCAGTCTGTCGCGCTTCCTGCATCTGAGCTGCGTATCGACGCCTCCGTCGGCCCAGCCTCCCTGGTCATGCGCGGCGACAAGGTTCCCGCCAACTCCAGGTGGCAAGGTAATCCGATCGAGCCTGTGGCTTAG
- a CDS encoding MarR family winged helix-turn-helix transcriptional regulator: MTTPTEIPATLLESPSFQLERLRRRTRDEVESALNSRGTSLREYWVLTCLIEASASSQASLGELLAIDASDMVRLIDALESHNWAKRERDPKDRRRQIVGATKKGKTAHAELTVLVSEAEGRVLNDSTEKQLKHLRKLATSVLVSEEDPQ; the protein is encoded by the coding sequence ATGACTACACCTACCGAGATCCCAGCAACGCTCCTGGAGTCGCCATCATTCCAGTTGGAGCGCCTTCGCCGTCGCACGCGCGATGAAGTTGAGTCCGCCCTGAACAGCCGGGGCACGTCCTTGCGCGAGTACTGGGTGCTGACCTGCCTGATCGAGGCATCGGCATCCAGCCAGGCATCCCTGGGCGAGCTGCTCGCCATCGACGCCTCCGACATGGTTCGTCTTATCGACGCCCTCGAGTCCCACAACTGGGCGAAGCGCGAGCGTGACCCCAAGGATCGTCGCCGCCAGATCGTGGGCGCCACCAAGAAGGGCAAGACGGCTCACGCCGAACTGACGGTGCTCGTTTCTGAGGCCGAAGGCCGAGTACTCAACGATTCGACGGAAAAGCAGCTCAAACACCTGCGCAAACTCGCCACTTCGGTGCTGGTTTCTGAGGAGGATCCACAATAG
- a CDS encoding rhodanese-like domain-containing protein codes for MRSVTVNEVPEAAQLIDVREVDEFEAVHAANAVNMPMSNFMSFIDSIDKDREVYLICKSGVRSAQVGQYLDNAGFDPINVEGGTDAWVATGLPTI; via the coding sequence ATGCGCTCTGTCACCGTCAATGAAGTTCCAGAAGCAGCCCAGCTCATCGACGTCCGCGAAGTAGACGAGTTCGAGGCGGTTCACGCTGCTAATGCTGTCAATATGCCGATGTCGAATTTCATGTCTTTCATCGATTCCATCGACAAGGATCGTGAGGTCTACTTGATCTGCAAGAGTGGCGTTCGCTCTGCTCAAGTCGGCCAGTATCTAGACAACGCGGGCTTCGACCCGATCAACGTTGAGGGCGGCACCGATGCGTGGGTAGCTACCGGCCTGCCCACCATCTAA
- a CDS encoding DUF4178 domain-containing protein, which produces MSSGFIFFIVLAVIAAGAAIYFFSSAKKAEDGLEEPQRFHQDPLKDVVGADEFGPDRIAPGAIISRGGKDYVVRGTLALKEGPYLWWEHLLDGGDGSEWFGVEVDEGQLSLTWWNTRKGAGISPDSRVEFEGITYLEAERGHAFYQSIGTTGLPERGEMRYVDLADSTGTKLLGFEGWANNESWEVSTGQTIQPGELTVYPAPKV; this is translated from the coding sequence ATGAGCTCTGGATTCATATTCTTTATCGTGTTGGCTGTCATCGCAGCAGGAGCAGCGATTTACTTCTTTAGTTCGGCGAAGAAGGCCGAGGATGGCCTGGAGGAGCCGCAGCGCTTCCACCAGGATCCACTTAAGGATGTCGTCGGTGCGGACGAGTTTGGTCCGGATCGTATCGCCCCAGGTGCCATCATTTCCCGAGGTGGTAAGGACTATGTCGTTCGTGGCACTCTCGCGCTGAAAGAAGGTCCTTATCTGTGGTGGGAGCACCTGCTAGACGGTGGTGACGGCTCGGAATGGTTCGGCGTGGAAGTCGATGAAGGCCAGCTAAGCCTCACGTGGTGGAACACCCGCAAAGGCGCCGGCATTAGCCCGGACAGTCGGGTTGAGTTCGAAGGCATCACCTATCTGGAAGCCGAGCGTGGTCACGCGTTCTACCAGTCGATCGGCACTACCGGCCTCCCCGAGCGTGGCGAGATGCGCTACGTCGACCTTGCTGACTCCACCGGCACCAAGCTGCTCGGTTTCGAAGGTTGGGCCAACAACGAATCCTGGGAAGTCTCCACGGGACAGACCATCCAGCCGGGCGAGCTGACTGTTTACCCAGCGCCTAAGGTGTAA
- a CDS encoding DUF2617 family protein codes for MLVSLDCPTADVSARDLGVAFNGPLPEILVERTYTDSETELQLGIIGASHVATVRFPGGTFREEISCFAGERGSLMSQERGSYSLQTSTQRYPDFEDQATRILKLVAGKDWLCANFPGEGEFHITAVRGSFKEGTWEWETIHLYPEEQIIVSTTSRYQI; via the coding sequence ATGCTGGTGAGCCTCGATTGCCCTACCGCCGACGTCAGTGCACGCGACCTCGGCGTAGCTTTCAACGGCCCACTTCCCGAGATCCTCGTCGAACGCACATATACAGACTCGGAAACCGAACTCCAGCTGGGCATCATCGGGGCCTCACACGTGGCCACGGTGCGCTTTCCCGGAGGCACGTTTCGGGAGGAAATCTCCTGTTTCGCAGGCGAGCGTGGCAGCTTGATGTCCCAGGAGCGGGGCAGTTACTCGCTGCAGACCTCGACGCAGCGGTATCCGGACTTCGAGGACCAAGCTACCCGCATCCTGAAACTCGTAGCGGGCAAAGATTGGCTGTGCGCCAACTTTCCGGGGGAGGGAGAGTTCCACATCACCGCAGTCCGGGGCAGTTTCAAGGAGGGCACCTGGGAGTGGGAGACCATTCACCTGTATCCCGAGGAGCAGATCATCGTCAGCACAACAAGTAGGTACCAGATATGA
- a CDS encoding DUF4247 domain-containing protein yields the protein MNPHSRRILGGFFVFLSVFSLIGALVIGPTPKSGTYSNARYGQYECQGDPQKVANEIAAKDKPQARQFDPKTGTEYLKYRKRLVSVSKEGPTGCRITVENLDRVNGGGLIWLGPGFSPGSPSGSSGGSSGSGGSGTGVK from the coding sequence ATGAATCCCCACAGCCGCCGCATCCTGGGAGGCTTCTTCGTGTTCCTTTCCGTTTTCAGTCTCATTGGCGCGCTAGTCATTGGTCCAACTCCTAAGTCGGGTACTTACTCCAATGCGCGCTATGGCCAGTACGAGTGCCAAGGCGACCCACAAAAGGTGGCTAATGAGATTGCTGCGAAGGACAAGCCCCAAGCCCGCCAGTTTGATCCTAAGACGGGCACCGAGTACCTGAAGTACCGCAAGCGCTTGGTCTCGGTGTCCAAGGAAGGGCCAACCGGCTGCCGGATCACCGTGGAAAACCTCGATCGTGTGAATGGCGGCGGGCTCATTTGGCTCGGTCCAGGTTTTAGCCCGGGTTCCCCATCGGGGTCCTCCGGCGGGTCCTCGGGCTCGGGCGGCTCTGGTACTGGCGTCAAATAA
- a CDS encoding DUF350 domain-containing protein, which produces MAPELLIDVRDTVVYFVLSLFVLLIGFGVLDLLTPGKLYRAVFVDHLPNAAIVAIAQQIGLGIIVVTAVLGSPESLIEGVTEVVVIGLLGVALQSIALVVLEMLIPGRFRDLVLDHKLRSGAIAAGVLLVVIAAVNAACLT; this is translated from the coding sequence ATGGCACCTGAATTGCTGATCGATGTCCGTGACACGGTCGTCTACTTCGTACTTTCGCTCTTTGTGCTCCTCATCGGCTTCGGCGTCCTCGACCTGCTGACCCCTGGCAAGTTGTATCGCGCCGTATTTGTCGATCACTTGCCGAATGCGGCCATCGTGGCCATCGCTCAGCAGATCGGCCTCGGCATCATTGTGGTCACCGCGGTTCTCGGCTCCCCGGAATCCCTCATCGAGGGCGTGACCGAGGTAGTGGTCATCGGACTGCTCGGCGTAGCGCTGCAGTCCATCGCGCTCGTCGTCTTGGAGATGCTCATTCCTGGGCGCTTCCGTGACCTGGTCCTTGATCACAAGCTGCGCTCCGGAGCGATTGCTGCGGGCGTGCTGTTGGTTGTTATTGCTGCCGTGAACGCTGCATGTTTGACCTAG
- a CDS encoding polyamine aminopropyltransferase, which yields MFDLGSRWWRFFLLISVGVCAASGLIYELALLTLSTSLNGGGVVETSLIVAGYVAALGVGALCAKPLLRWPGLSFLIVESVLGLIGGVSALVLYIVFATLGQSVVVLVIATFLIGALVGMELPLLMTLIQQGKLADARSVGSLLATLNFADYLGALIGGLLWPFVLLPSLGMMRGTLAAGMINLVAALFIAVVLLRSSLPARQLWSAVCALVVALVLLVVLLVRSDGIVATARAALYRDPVIYAHQSDYQDIVITRRGKDRRLYLNGGLQYSSRDEYRYTESLVYPALTPDTKNVLVIGGGDGLAARELLRFGATVTQVELDPAVVEVANTVLIDDNGGALMDPRVTVINDDAFTWLRAGGTGASYDAIIIDLPDPDNPTLARLYSEEFYALTLGVLNPGGRMVVQASSAYTTPDVFWRVRSTVLAAGCSNAIPYHTHVPTFGDWGFVSCASTLDMPDVSGLRYLTPEVLAASAVFGLDNGPRDLEPSTLDRPFIVEDLRRGYRQAGE from the coding sequence ATGTTTGACCTAGGCTCTCGCTGGTGGCGCTTCTTCCTGCTGATTTCAGTCGGGGTGTGCGCTGCCTCGGGCCTGATCTACGAACTGGCCCTCCTCACCCTCTCCACCAGCCTCAATGGTGGCGGGGTAGTAGAAACCTCACTGATTGTGGCCGGGTATGTCGCGGCACTGGGCGTGGGCGCGTTGTGCGCGAAGCCATTGCTGCGCTGGCCAGGACTTTCCTTTCTCATCGTAGAAAGCGTCCTCGGCCTCATCGGTGGCGTGTCTGCCCTGGTGCTGTATATCGTCTTCGCCACTCTCGGGCAGTCAGTGGTGGTGTTGGTGATCGCCACGTTCCTCATCGGCGCGCTGGTGGGTATGGAGCTGCCCCTGCTCATGACTTTGATCCAACAAGGCAAGCTTGCCGACGCCCGTTCCGTCGGCTCACTCCTGGCCACCCTCAACTTCGCGGACTACTTGGGCGCTTTGATTGGCGGCTTGTTGTGGCCTTTCGTCCTATTGCCGTCGTTAGGCATGATGCGCGGCACACTCGCTGCGGGCATGATCAACCTGGTTGCTGCGCTGTTTATCGCCGTGGTGTTGCTGCGATCGTCGTTGCCAGCCCGCCAACTGTGGAGCGCCGTGTGCGCGTTGGTGGTGGCTCTGGTGTTGCTCGTGGTGCTGCTCGTACGCAGCGACGGGATTGTGGCGACGGCCCGCGCAGCGCTCTACCGCGATCCGGTGATTTATGCGCATCAGTCGGATTATCAGGACATCGTGATCACCCGCCGAGGGAAGGATCGTCGCCTGTACCTCAATGGCGGCCTGCAATATTCCAGCCGTGATGAGTACCGCTACACCGAATCCCTCGTCTACCCAGCCTTGACCCCTGACACTAAAAACGTGCTGGTCATTGGAGGTGGTGATGGTCTGGCTGCCCGCGAGCTTCTGCGATTCGGGGCTACCGTGACTCAAGTTGAGCTCGACCCAGCGGTGGTCGAGGTGGCCAACACCGTGCTTATCGACGACAACGGTGGCGCCCTCATGGACCCGCGCGTCACCGTCATCAACGATGATGCCTTCACCTGGCTCCGCGCCGGTGGCACCGGCGCCAGCTACGATGCGATCATCATCGACCTTCCCGATCCCGATAACCCCACCCTGGCCCGCCTCTACTCCGAGGAGTTCTACGCTCTGACGCTCGGCGTGCTGAATCCTGGTGGTCGGATGGTGGTGCAGGCCTCGAGCGCCTACACCACACCTGATGTGTTCTGGCGGGTGCGATCGACGGTCCTAGCTGCCGGCTGCTCGAACGCCATTCCGTACCACACGCACGTGCCTACCTTTGGTGACTGGGGATTCGTTTCCTGCGCGTCAACTCTCGACATGCCGGACGTCTCGGGCTTGCGTTACCTCACCCCAGAGGTGCTGGCGGCTTCCGCTGTCTTCGGCCTGGATAATGGGCCCCGCGATCTGGAGCCATCCACTTTGGATAGGCCGTTCATCGTGGAAGATTTGCGGCGTGGGTACCGGCAGGCGGGGGAGTAG
- a CDS encoding TsoY family (seleno)protein, with protein sequence MIKNLGEKYSPLYFLASLGFGGMGVAFFMIFMHLTPHPKHPIPILETIQDTWATSGPILKTAIVIGYVGMMAFILMHLLLLAWNLREYALFKKTPAYQKLLNSNAEITLMAIPLTLAMTVNGLFMAFATTIPNLWDVVEYLFPWALVAYALTGALALKYLAAYVKRILTAGFDFEGNGGLNQLLSAFAFAMVSVGFAAPAAMSDNKLTVLFGFAGALFFGVISAMLLAVFLPMGAMSMFRYKLTLQNSATLWLMVPIMTLWSITFLRLRHGTFTLADAGAEALGKPVAAHAPSSIGVMVILGLAVSMQLTFLMGGHAVMKKNGFYKSFVFSQENRTPAPFTLICPGVALTVLGYFFLHIGLVKNGLIESGTPLYILAMTIIVVAQLTTIGLMATLVKNQLFPKNA encoded by the coding sequence ATGATCAAGAATCTTGGCGAGAAGTACTCGCCCCTCTATTTCCTCGCCTCCCTAGGTTTCGGTGGCATGGGTGTCGCCTTCTTCATGATCTTCATGCACCTGACCCCACACCCGAAGCACCCAATCCCTATCCTGGAAACGATCCAAGACACCTGGGCAACATCCGGTCCGATCCTCAAGACGGCCATCGTCATCGGCTACGTGGGCATGATGGCCTTCATCCTCATGCACCTGCTACTGCTGGCCTGGAACCTGCGAGAATACGCGCTGTTCAAAAAGACCCCGGCGTACCAAAAGCTCCTGAACTCCAACGCCGAAATCACGTTGATGGCGATCCCGCTGACCCTCGCAATGACGGTCAACGGCCTGTTCATGGCATTCGCCACCACCATCCCGAACCTGTGGGATGTCGTGGAGTACCTCTTCCCGTGGGCACTGGTCGCCTACGCGCTCACCGGAGCACTCGCACTGAAGTACCTGGCAGCCTACGTCAAGCGCATCCTCACCGCTGGCTTCGACTTCGAGGGTAACGGCGGCCTCAACCAGTTGCTTTCAGCTTTCGCCTTCGCCATGGTCTCCGTTGGCTTCGCCGCTCCTGCCGCGATGTCTGACAACAAGCTGACCGTACTGTTTGGTTTTGCAGGCGCACTGTTCTTCGGCGTGATCTCCGCAATGCTGCTCGCCGTCTTCCTCCCAATGGGTGCAATGAGCATGTTCCGCTACAAGCTGACCCTGCAGAACTCCGCCACCCTGTGGCTGATGGTTCCGATCATGACGCTGTGGTCCATCACTTTCCTGCGTCTGCGCCACGGCACGTTCACGCTTGCCGACGCCGGTGCGGAAGCCCTCGGCAAGCCAGTCGCAGCGCACGCCCCTAGTTCCATCGGTGTCATGGTCATCCTGGGCCTGGCCGTCTCGATGCAGCTCACTTTCCTCATGGGCGGTCACGCCGTGATGAAGAAGAATGGCTTCTACAAGTCGTTTGTGTTCTCCCAGGAAAACCGCACCCCGGCACCTTTCACCCTGATCTGCCCAGGCGTGGCGCTCACGGTGCTCGGCTACTTCTTCCTGCACATCGGCCTGGTAAAGAATGGCCTGATCGAAAGTGGCACGCCGCTGTACATCCTCGCTATGACGATCATCGTCGTGGCACAGTTGACCACAATTGGATTGATGGCAACCCTCGTCAAGAACCAGTTGTTCCCTAAGAACGCCTAG
- a CDS encoding inorganic diphosphatase has product MSIEVTIEIPKGSRNKYEVDHETGKVYLDRYLFTPMAYPADYGFIDHTLGEDGDPLDALVILPEPVFPGVIVKARPLGVFKMTDEAGGDDKLLCVVDDVRWDHLQDISDISDFQKDEIEHFFTRYKDLEPNKEVTGSGWGDKAEAEKILAEAIARFK; this is encoded by the coding sequence ATGAGCATTGAAGTAACCATCGAGATCCCAAAGGGTTCCCGCAACAAGTACGAAGTTGACCATGAGACCGGAAAGGTCTACCTCGACCGCTACCTGTTCACTCCGATGGCCTACCCTGCCGACTACGGCTTCATCGACCACACCCTTGGTGAGGACGGCGATCCACTCGACGCGCTGGTAATCCTCCCTGAGCCTGTGTTCCCAGGTGTCATCGTTAAGGCTCGCCCACTCGGCGTGTTCAAGATGACCGATGAGGCTGGCGGCGACGACAAGCTCCTCTGCGTTGTTGACGACGTCCGCTGGGACCACCTCCAGGACATCTCCGACATCTCCGACTTCCAGAAGGACGAGATCGAGCACTTCTTCACCCGCTACAAGGACCTGGAGCCAAACAAGGAAGTTACCGGCTCTGGCTGGGGCGACAAGGCTGAGGCAGAGAAGATCCTCGCTGAGGCAATCGCTCGCTTCAAGTAA